The genome window AAGGATCGATTAGAAATTTCTCCTTTTCTGTTTCGATAAGAAAAGCAGAATGTCCCACATAATAGATGCGAATCATATCTAACAGCTCCTTTCTCAAAATATAAGAATGTTAAAAAAGGCCGGATTTAAATCCGGCCTTTTTTGAATTCCTTTAATCCTCTTCAATATGGGCAACACTTTCAATATAAAGTTCCTGAAGCTGATCTAAACTTACAACAGAAGGTGCCCCCGACATCAAGCATTGCGCTTTTTGCGTCTTTGGGAAGGCCATAACATCGCGTATTGATGTAGCCCCGCACAAAAGCATTACAAGACGATCAACACCAAAAGCAATTCCTCCATGGGGAGGTGTTCCTGAACTTAATGCGTCTAGCAAAAATCCAAAACGCTTTCGTGCCTCTTCTCTGCTAAAAGCCAAACACTCGAAAACTTTTTCTTGAACTTCTGGGTCGTGGATTCGAATAGAACCTCCACCAACCTCGTTCCCGTTTAATACGCAGTCATAAGCACGAGATCTGACTTTTTGAGGGTTACTCTCCAATAATTCAAGATCCTCCAGAACAGGAGAGGTAAAGGGATGGTGAACAGCAACCCATCTATTTTCTTCCTCGTCACGCTCAAAAAGTGGGAAGTGTACAACCCACAAAAACTCCCATTTTCCGCTATTAATAAGACCATGCTCTTTTGCAAGTTCTAAACGAAGCTGACCTAAAATCTGGCTTACTGTCAAACGATCAAGATCTGCTAAAACAAAACAGGCGTCTCCTTCTTTCAAAGAAACTGTCTCTATCAAACGTTGTTGCAACTCATCCGAAAGGAACTTTGCCAATGGTCCTTTAAGTTTTCCTTCTTTGAGTTGGAAACATGCAAGTCCGTTAGCTCCAAGCTTCTTTGCTTTTTCCTCAACAAGAGAAACTTCTTTTCTAGAAAGGGAAGCTCCTCCAGGCAAAGGCAACCCTCGTACAAATCCGCCTTTATCAATAAGTTCCTTAAATGGAGCAAACTCACTCTCCTTAAAGACCGCGCCCAGATCATGAATTTCAAAGGGTATTCTCAAATCTGGCTTGTCACTTCCGAAACGATCCATAGCTTCCCAATATTCCATCCGCCTAAATGGTGTAGGAATTTTCACAGAAGCTATCTCTTCGAAAAGGCCTGCCATGTACTCCTCAATAAGAGCGTATATATCTTCCTCATCTATGAAGCTCATTTCCATATCAATCTGTGTAAATTCAGGCTGCCTGTCTGCACGAAGATCTTCATCTCTGAAACACTTTACAAT of Aminobacterium sp. MB27-C1 contains these proteins:
- the aspS gene encoding aspartate--tRNA ligase, which gives rise to MSRSEHFDAFWKRTEMCGALRLEDEGRQVVLNGWVRRRRDLGGLIFVELWDNTGVTQVVFNPEIVPEVHERAKTLRSEYVISVRGKVGKRPEGTVNSSMKTGEVEVVVEDFLLLSPAAPLPFEISDATDKVDENLRLRYRYLDLRRDKMQKNLRIRNRITRYTRDFLAQHGFIDIETPMLTKSTPEGARDYLVPSRVNPGTFFALPQSPQIFKQILMISGFDRYFQIVKCFRDEDLRADRQPEFTQIDMEMSFIDEEDIYALIEEYMAGLFEEIASVKIPTPFRRMEYWEAMDRFGSDKPDLRIPFEIHDLGAVFKESEFAPFKELIDKGGFVRGLPLPGGASLSRKEVSLVEEKAKKLGANGLACFQLKEGKLKGPLAKFLSDELQQRLIETVSLKEGDACFVLADLDRLTVSQILGQLRLELAKEHGLINSGKWEFLWVVHFPLFERDEEENRWVAVHHPFTSPVLEDLELLESNPQKVRSRAYDCVLNGNEVGGGSIRIHDPEVQEKVFECLAFSREEARKRFGFLLDALSSGTPPHGGIAFGVDRLVMLLCGATSIRDVMAFPKTQKAQCLMSGAPSVVSLDQLQELYIESVAHIEED